A stretch of Microbacterium caowuchunii DNA encodes these proteins:
- a CDS encoding aldehyde dehydrogenase family protein codes for MTFFAQDLWNGRGYSGGWVHFHETVGVTSPSTGAALAEIGIGSPEDMADAVDRADTAQPSWAAVSAEERATVMRRAAALVEEHADVLIGWLVTEAGSAQGKAAFEVGLVAAELHQAAATALMPYGQLLTSAQPRLSMARRRPVGVVGVISPFNFPAILAARSVFPALALGNAVVLKPDPRTAISGGLFLAAILEEAGLPEGVFAVVPGGVEAAGVLVDHPAVPVISFTGSTSAGRAIGERAGRHLKRAHLELGGNNAMIVMPDVDVAAAASAGAWGSFLHQGQICMTTGRHVVHADVYDEYTTLLAQKARALVAADPSTGAPLGPVIDAHQRDRVHDLVTASVEAGANLLAGGNYTGLFYQPTVLADVRTDHPAFTEEVFGPVAPILRFEDADEAADIVNGSEYGLSVSILAGDAFAALEFGDHLRCGILHINDQTVDDEAQAPFGGTGFSGNGARFGGHEANIEAFTDTQWVTVQSRIRPYPF; via the coding sequence ATGACGTTCTTCGCGCAGGACCTCTGGAATGGGCGGGGCTATTCGGGCGGCTGGGTGCACTTCCACGAGACCGTGGGGGTGACCTCACCCTCGACCGGCGCCGCACTGGCCGAGATCGGCATCGGCAGTCCGGAGGACATGGCCGACGCGGTGGACCGCGCCGACACCGCCCAGCCTTCCTGGGCGGCGGTATCGGCGGAGGAACGCGCCACCGTGATGCGGCGCGCCGCCGCGCTCGTCGAGGAGCATGCCGACGTGCTCATCGGCTGGCTCGTCACCGAGGCGGGATCGGCCCAGGGGAAGGCTGCGTTCGAAGTCGGACTCGTCGCCGCCGAGCTGCACCAGGCCGCGGCGACCGCGCTCATGCCCTACGGGCAGCTGCTCACGTCCGCCCAGCCGCGGCTGAGCATGGCACGTCGCCGTCCGGTCGGCGTGGTCGGGGTGATCTCGCCCTTCAACTTCCCGGCGATCCTGGCCGCACGCTCGGTGTTCCCCGCGCTCGCGCTCGGGAACGCGGTCGTCCTCAAACCCGATCCGCGCACCGCGATCTCCGGCGGGCTCTTCCTCGCCGCCATCCTGGAGGAGGCCGGGCTTCCCGAAGGGGTGTTCGCCGTCGTCCCGGGCGGCGTGGAGGCCGCCGGGGTCCTCGTCGACCACCCCGCGGTGCCCGTGATCTCGTTCACCGGGTCGACCAGCGCCGGTCGCGCCATCGGCGAACGAGCGGGTCGACACCTCAAGCGTGCGCACCTGGAGCTCGGCGGCAACAACGCCATGATCGTGATGCCCGATGTGGACGTGGCGGCAGCCGCATCCGCCGGCGCGTGGGGGTCTTTCCTGCATCAGGGACAGATCTGCATGACGACCGGGCGCCACGTCGTGCACGCGGACGTCTACGACGAGTACACGACACTGCTGGCACAGAAGGCCCGCGCCCTCGTCGCCGCAGACCCCTCCACCGGTGCGCCGCTCGGGCCCGTCATCGACGCGCATCAGCGCGACCGCGTCCATGATCTCGTCACCGCAAGCGTGGAAGCCGGGGCGAATCTGCTGGCCGGAGGGAATTACACCGGCCTCTTCTACCAGCCGACCGTGCTCGCAGACGTCCGCACCGACCATCCCGCTTTCACCGAGGAGGTCTTCGGCCCGGTGGCACCCATCCTGCGCTTCGAGGATGCAGACGAGGCCGCCGACATCGTGAACGGCAGCGAGTACGGGCTGTCGGTCTCGATCCTGGCCGGAGACGCCTTCGCGGCACTGGAGTTCGGCGATCATCTGCGCTGCGGCATCCTGCACATCAACGATCAGACGGTGGACGACGAGGCGCAGGCCCCCTTCGGCGGCACGGGTTTCTCCGGCAACGGCGCCCGCTTCGGCGGCCATGAGGCCAACATCGAGGCGTTCACCGACACCCAGTGGGTGACGGTGCAGTCCCGCATCCGGCCGTATCCATTCTGA
- a CDS encoding sensor histidine kinase: MTSAALPSPTRTWTFSPGPVAGAIAQLAALALVGPVVFTVLFTLLATGVGLIPLLGIGLVLLVGVVYALFGVAWLEVARVDGLYDLGLPALRPRARPRPGFGGFLLVLWQQFIDPQMWRAVANFSIATVLGFIVLPLVSVFAASVALAFAPLYAGGEGTVEVWLTGFEVVVAWAPLIGILGALVSLAAIVGLGMLHGVLSRAIMVPSREAQYAEAARTSDAQRAGALRASDLERTRIERDLHDGVQPRLVSVGMTLGLAQQKIDEDPAAAKSLIEEAHTSTKAAITELRQLARGIHASVLDDRGLDAALSALAARSHVPVHLDVRLNGRCSREAETAVYFAIAESLTNAAKHSRAAECRVVVRLRDENVLWARIEDNGIGGARVLPGGGLDGISNRVLAAGGTFRLDSPQGGPTALEVSVPCAS, from the coding sequence ATGACTTCCGCCGCCCTCCCGTCCCCGACTCGCACGTGGACGTTCTCCCCCGGCCCCGTGGCCGGGGCCATCGCCCAGCTCGCCGCCCTTGCGCTCGTCGGGCCCGTCGTCTTCACCGTTCTGTTCACCCTCCTCGCGACCGGGGTCGGCCTCATCCCCCTGCTCGGGATCGGCCTCGTCCTGCTCGTCGGCGTCGTGTACGCGCTCTTCGGCGTCGCCTGGCTCGAGGTCGCCCGCGTCGACGGCCTCTACGACCTCGGGCTCCCCGCGCTCCGCCCCCGCGCGCGCCCCCGTCCCGGGTTCGGCGGGTTCCTGCTCGTGCTGTGGCAGCAGTTCATCGACCCGCAGATGTGGCGGGCCGTCGCCAACTTCTCGATCGCCACGGTGCTCGGCTTCATCGTGCTGCCGCTGGTCTCGGTGTTCGCCGCATCCGTGGCGCTCGCCTTCGCCCCGCTCTACGCCGGCGGCGAGGGGACCGTGGAGGTGTGGCTGACCGGCTTCGAGGTCGTCGTCGCCTGGGCTCCCCTGATCGGGATCCTCGGTGCGCTCGTATCGCTCGCGGCGATCGTGGGACTCGGGATGCTGCACGGCGTGCTCTCCCGCGCGATCATGGTGCCCTCCCGCGAGGCGCAGTACGCCGAGGCCGCCCGCACCTCCGACGCCCAGCGCGCCGGGGCCCTGCGCGCCTCCGACCTGGAACGGACCCGGATCGAACGCGATCTGCACGACGGCGTCCAGCCCCGCCTGGTCTCGGTCGGCATGACGCTCGGGCTCGCTCAGCAGAAGATCGACGAGGACCCCGCGGCCGCGAAATCGCTGATCGAGGAGGCGCACACCTCCACCAAGGCGGCCATCACCGAGCTGCGCCAGCTCGCCCGCGGCATCCACGCGTCCGTCCTCGACGACCGCGGGCTCGACGCCGCGTTGTCCGCCCTGGCGGCCCGCTCCCACGTGCCCGTGCACCTCGACGTCCGTCTGAACGGCAGATGCTCGCGCGAGGCGGAGACGGCCGTGTACTTCGCGATCGCCGAGTCCCTCACCAACGCCGCCAAGCACTCACGCGCCGCGGAATGCCGCGTCGTGGTCCGCCTCCGGGACGAGAACGTCCTGTGGGCACGGATCGAGGACAACGGCATCGGCGGGGCCCGGGTCCTGCCCGGTGGCGGGCTCGACGGCATCTCCAACCGGGTGCTCGCCGCCGGCGGCACCTTCCGGCTGGACAGCCCGCAAGGCGGTCCCACGGCACTGGAGGTGAGCGTCCCGTGCGCATCCTGA
- a CDS encoding iron-siderophore ABC transporter substrate-binding protein: MRSRRFAAVAATAVAALLLSACAGSSDTDAAAAGAGDEYPITIEHALGTTTLTEKPERVATVQWANHEVPLALGIVPVGMAAANFGDDDGDGMLPWVEEKLEELGGATPVLFDETDGIDFEAVADTAPDVILAAYSGLTQEDYDTLSEIAPVIAYPEQPWATSWRDTIELNAAGMGMAAEGAVLVTDIESQISDAVAEYPQLEGTSTMFLTHVDPSDLSEVSFYTAHDTRAAFFTDLGLTTPQSVADASAENEKFSGTISAEQIDQFADVDLIVTYGDDTLISTLESSPLLAQMPAVANGAIVSLDGAGPLGTAANPTPLAISWVLDDYLALLAAAADKVK; encoded by the coding sequence ATGCGTTCACGTCGCTTCGCGGCCGTCGCCGCCACGGCCGTCGCCGCACTCCTGCTCAGCGCCTGCGCCGGATCGTCCGACACGGATGCCGCCGCCGCCGGAGCCGGCGACGAGTACCCGATCACGATCGAGCACGCGCTCGGCACCACCACGCTCACCGAGAAGCCGGAGCGCGTGGCGACCGTGCAGTGGGCGAACCACGAGGTCCCGCTCGCCCTGGGTATCGTGCCGGTCGGCATGGCCGCGGCCAACTTCGGCGACGACGACGGCGACGGCATGCTGCCCTGGGTGGAGGAGAAGCTCGAGGAGCTCGGCGGGGCGACCCCGGTGCTGTTCGACGAGACCGATGGAATCGATTTCGAGGCCGTCGCGGACACCGCGCCCGACGTGATCCTCGCCGCCTACTCGGGCCTGACCCAGGAGGACTACGACACCCTGAGCGAGATCGCCCCGGTGATCGCCTACCCGGAGCAGCCGTGGGCCACCTCCTGGCGGGACACGATCGAGCTGAACGCCGCCGGCATGGGCATGGCCGCCGAGGGTGCGGTGCTCGTGACCGACATCGAGTCGCAGATCTCGGATGCGGTCGCCGAGTACCCGCAGCTGGAGGGGACCTCCACGATGTTCCTCACCCACGTCGACCCGAGCGATCTCAGCGAGGTCAGCTTCTACACCGCGCATGACACCCGCGCCGCGTTCTTCACCGACCTCGGGCTCACGACGCCCCAGAGCGTCGCGGACGCATCGGCGGAGAACGAGAAGTTCTCCGGAACGATCAGCGCCGAACAGATCGATCAGTTCGCCGACGTGGATCTGATCGTGACCTACGGTGACGACACGCTCATCAGCACCCTCGAGTCGAGCCCGCTGCTGGCGCAGATGCCCGCTGTGGCCAATGGTGCGATCGTCTCGCTGGACGGCGCGGGCCCCCTCGGCACCGCTGCGAACCCGACTCCGCTGGCCATCTCGTGGGTGCTCGACGACTACCTCGCGCTTCTCGCGGCTGCCGCCGACAAGGTGAAGTGA
- a CDS encoding Cof-type HAD-IIB family hydrolase translates to MSAPVLTSLDIRLIAVDMDGTLLDEHGRVPEDLWPLLDRLRERGIVFAPSSGRQYATLRREFGGHGDDMVFIAENGTYVVRDDEELSSDVMDRSVVREVVALARTLTHDVGVVLCGKRSAYIERTDEAFRAEADRYYARLDEVADLDEVEDDILKIAVFDFADAETTTAPALARFAASHQVVVSGAHWVDIMNPGVNKGRALRRLQEALGITAAQTMAFGDYLNDLEMMDAAEHSYAMANAHADVVARARHRAPSNREHGVIRVIEGLLGG, encoded by the coding sequence ATGAGCGCTCCCGTCCTGACCTCCCTCGACATCCGACTGATCGCCGTCGACATGGACGGGACCCTGCTCGACGAGCACGGCCGGGTGCCGGAGGACCTGTGGCCTCTCCTGGACCGACTGCGCGAGCGCGGGATCGTCTTCGCGCCCTCCAGCGGGCGGCAGTACGCGACGCTTCGCCGTGAGTTCGGCGGGCACGGGGACGACATGGTGTTCATCGCCGAGAACGGGACCTACGTGGTGCGCGACGACGAGGAGCTCAGCTCCGACGTCATGGACCGATCCGTCGTACGGGAGGTGGTCGCCCTCGCCCGGACGCTCACCCACGACGTGGGCGTCGTGCTCTGCGGCAAGCGCTCCGCCTACATCGAGCGCACGGACGAGGCGTTCCGGGCCGAGGCAGATCGGTACTACGCCCGGCTGGACGAGGTGGCCGACCTCGACGAGGTGGAGGACGACATCCTGAAGATCGCGGTGTTCGACTTCGCGGATGCGGAGACGACGACGGCCCCCGCCCTCGCCCGATTCGCCGCGTCCCACCAGGTGGTCGTCTCGGGCGCCCACTGGGTGGACATCATGAATCCCGGTGTCAACAAGGGCCGCGCGCTGCGGCGCCTGCAGGAAGCGCTCGGTATCACGGCCGCCCAGACCATGGCCTTCGGCGACTACCTCAACGACCTGGAGATGATGGACGCGGCCGAGCACTCCTATGCGATGGCCAACGCCCACGCGGATGTCGTCGCCCGCGCTCGGCACCGTGCGCCCTCCAATCGGGAGCACGGCGTCATCCGGGTGATCGAGGGTCTCCTCGGCGGCTGA
- a CDS encoding MFS transporter: protein MIVALPEDRAMTDHAIRPDRTTLRNFYQVLLNTLVANVTTSYLWFALTFWAYLETRSVLATSIIGGSYMLLVAVFGVVFGAIVDHMKKKAVMVLSSAVTLATYLLAGALYLAFPEATLVDWGRPWFWLFAGVILIGGVVENLRNIALSTTVTLLVPADRRDRANGLVGTVQGLAFLVTSVFSGLSIGLLGMGPTVLIAIAATAVAFVHILFVSIPEPGVVRAPGAARAKISFRGAIPAIRSVPGLMPLIVFTTFNNLIGGVFMALMDPYGLTLFSVELWGVVLGVTSIGFIVGGALVAKFGLGENPVRTLLWVNVGVSVLGLTFGLREWWWLYAAGLFVFMCLMPIAEAAEQTIIQRVVPFETQGRVFGFAASIEAAASPVSAFLIGPLAQFWLIPYMNTADGQRTWGWLLGEGEARGIALVFTAASLVMLVVVVLALLSAPYRRLSASYAQTPAPLADGPLPA from the coding sequence ATGATTGTCGCACTCCCGGAGGACCGCGCCATGACCGACCACGCCATCCGTCCCGACCGCACCACTCTGCGCAACTTCTACCAGGTGCTGCTGAACACGCTCGTCGCGAACGTCACGACGAGCTATCTGTGGTTCGCTCTGACGTTCTGGGCGTACCTCGAGACCCGCTCCGTGCTGGCGACCTCGATCATCGGCGGGAGCTACATGCTGCTGGTCGCGGTCTTCGGTGTCGTGTTCGGCGCCATCGTCGACCACATGAAGAAGAAGGCGGTGATGGTCCTCTCGAGCGCCGTCACGCTCGCGACGTACCTGCTCGCCGGGGCGCTCTACCTGGCCTTCCCCGAGGCCACCCTCGTCGACTGGGGGCGGCCGTGGTTCTGGTTGTTCGCGGGGGTCATCCTGATCGGCGGCGTGGTCGAGAACCTGCGCAACATCGCGTTGTCCACCACGGTGACGCTGCTCGTGCCCGCGGACCGGCGGGACCGCGCCAACGGACTCGTGGGCACCGTGCAGGGGCTCGCCTTCCTGGTGACGAGCGTCTTCTCCGGGCTGTCGATCGGGCTGCTCGGGATGGGGCCGACCGTGCTCATCGCGATCGCCGCGACGGCCGTCGCGTTCGTCCACATCCTGTTCGTGTCCATCCCGGAGCCCGGTGTCGTGCGCGCCCCGGGGGCGGCCCGCGCGAAGATCAGTTTCCGGGGCGCGATCCCGGCCATCCGGTCCGTACCGGGTCTCATGCCGTTGATCGTCTTCACGACGTTCAACAACCTCATCGGCGGCGTCTTCATGGCGTTGATGGACCCCTACGGGCTCACCCTGTTCTCCGTGGAGCTGTGGGGTGTCGTCCTCGGTGTCACGAGCATCGGGTTCATCGTCGGCGGCGCTCTCGTGGCGAAGTTCGGGCTGGGCGAGAACCCGGTCCGCACCCTTTTGTGGGTCAATGTCGGGGTGTCCGTCCTGGGACTGACGTTCGGGCTCCGGGAGTGGTGGTGGCTCTACGCGGCGGGCCTGTTCGTCTTCATGTGCCTGATGCCGATCGCCGAGGCTGCCGAGCAGACGATCATCCAGCGGGTGGTGCCCTTCGAGACCCAGGGGCGCGTGTTCGGTTTCGCCGCGAGCATCGAGGCGGCGGCGTCGCCGGTGTCGGCCTTCCTGATCGGCCCGCTCGCGCAGTTCTGGCTCATTCCCTATATGAACACCGCCGACGGACAGCGCACCTGGGGGTGGCTGCTCGGGGAGGGCGAGGCGCGCGGGATCGCGCTCGTGTTCACCGCCGCGAGTCTCGTGATGCTCGTCGTCGTCGTGCTCGCGCTCCTGTCCGCCCCGTATCGGCGGCTGTCCGCGTCGTACGCGCAGACACCGGCTCCGCTGGCCGACGGTCCGCTCCCGGCGTGA
- a CDS encoding FecCD family ABC transporter permease, with the protein MSAPGVATARTDDVAAGRIRRARRRRRVMATLVGLIAVLFATSLMVGNTFYPPSDVVGVILGQDIAGATFTVGRLRLPRAVLAVLVGLCFGLAGVTFQTMLRNPLASPDIIGISAGSSAAAAFAIVMLGLSGAAVSALAIVAGLSVALLIHLLASHRGGAGTRLILIGIGMAAMLESVTQYVLSQAGQWDLQEAARWLTGSLNGVGWEQTWPVLIALLVLGPVLLARTRDLSVLQLGDDTAGALGVRVERTRLIVIVAAVGLIAFATAATGPIAFVAFLAGPIAARIVGPHGSPLIPAALVGALLVLAGDLVGQHLLGLRYPVGIVTGVLGAPYLVYLIIRTNRAGGSL; encoded by the coding sequence GTGAGCGCGCCGGGGGTCGCTACGGCGCGCACCGACGACGTGGCCGCGGGCCGCATCCGGCGTGCCCGGCGCCGGCGTCGCGTCATGGCGACGTTGGTCGGGCTGATCGCGGTCCTCTTCGCGACGAGCCTGATGGTGGGCAACACGTTCTACCCCCCGAGCGACGTCGTCGGGGTGATCCTCGGTCAGGACATCGCCGGGGCGACCTTCACGGTGGGCAGGCTGCGACTGCCCCGGGCCGTTCTGGCGGTGCTCGTCGGACTGTGCTTCGGGCTGGCCGGCGTCACGTTCCAGACGATGCTGCGCAACCCGCTCGCCAGCCCCGACATCATCGGGATCAGCGCCGGCTCGAGCGCCGCCGCCGCGTTCGCGATCGTCATGCTGGGGCTCAGCGGAGCGGCCGTGTCCGCGCTCGCGATCGTCGCGGGCCTCAGCGTCGCCCTGCTCATCCACCTGCTCGCGTCGCACCGCGGGGGTGCCGGCACTCGCCTCATCCTCATCGGGATCGGCATGGCGGCCATGCTCGAGAGCGTGACGCAGTACGTCCTCTCGCAGGCGGGCCAGTGGGACCTCCAGGAGGCCGCGCGCTGGCTGACCGGGAGCCTCAACGGTGTCGGCTGGGAGCAGACCTGGCCCGTGCTCATCGCGCTGCTGGTGCTCGGACCGGTGCTGCTCGCGCGTACGCGCGACCTCTCCGTGCTGCAACTCGGCGACGACACGGCGGGTGCGCTGGGCGTGCGGGTGGAGCGCACCCGTCTCATCGTCATCGTCGCGGCCGTGGGCCTCATCGCCTTCGCGACCGCGGCGACCGGTCCGATCGCCTTCGTCGCGTTCCTCGCGGGGCCGATCGCCGCCCGCATCGTCGGCCCCCACGGCTCCCCGCTCATCCCCGCCGCTCTCGTCGGCGCGCTGCTCGTGCTCGCCGGGGATCTGGTCGGCCAGCACCTGCTGGGGCTGCGCTACCCGGTCGGGATCGTCACCGGCGTGCTGGGCGCCCCCTACCTCGTCTACCTCATCATCCGTACCAACCGCGCGGGAGGCTCGCTATGA
- a CDS encoding ABC transporter ATP-binding protein produces MTADHTLVAERLALGYADRTVISDLDLVVPPGRITAVVGANACGKSTLLRSMSRLLAPKGGHVLLDGADVHRMPAKELARTLGLLPQSPIAPEGITVADLVGRGRHPHQGILSRWTREDDVAVADALAATDTTGLADRAVDELSGGQRQRVWIAMALAQRTDVLLLDEPTTFLDVSHQVEVLDLLTDLNRSRGTTIVMVLHDLNLAARYADHLVAIQDGAIHAAGAPERVLTEDCVRAVFGLDSRVIVDPVSGKPLMLPIGRHHRIA; encoded by the coding sequence ATGACCGCCGACCACACGCTCGTCGCCGAACGGCTCGCCCTCGGGTACGCCGATCGCACGGTGATCAGCGACCTCGACCTCGTCGTTCCGCCCGGACGCATCACCGCCGTCGTCGGTGCCAACGCCTGCGGCAAGTCCACGTTGCTGCGTTCCATGTCGCGTCTGCTCGCGCCGAAGGGCGGTCACGTGCTGCTCGACGGGGCGGACGTGCACCGGATGCCGGCGAAGGAACTCGCCCGGACGCTCGGCCTGCTGCCGCAGTCGCCGATCGCGCCCGAGGGGATCACCGTCGCCGACCTGGTCGGCCGCGGGAGACATCCCCATCAAGGGATCCTCTCGCGGTGGACCCGCGAGGACGACGTCGCGGTGGCCGACGCGCTGGCCGCCACGGACACCACCGGGCTCGCCGACCGCGCGGTGGACGAGCTCTCCGGGGGACAGCGCCAGCGCGTGTGGATCGCGATGGCGCTCGCACAGCGCACCGATGTGCTGCTGCTGGACGAGCCGACCACGTTCCTCGACGTGAGCCACCAGGTCGAGGTGCTCGATCTGCTGACCGATTTGAACCGCTCTCGGGGGACCACCATCGTGATGGTGCTCCACGATCTGAATCTCGCGGCCCGGTACGCCGATCACCTCGTGGCGATCCAGGACGGTGCGATCCACGCCGCGGGAGCGCCGGAGCGGGTGCTGACGGAGGACTGCGTGCGCGCGGTGTTCGGTCTGGACAGCAGGGTGATCGTCGATCCGGTGTCCGGTAAGCCGCTCATGCTCCCGATCGGCCGCCACCACCGGATCGCCTGA
- a CDS encoding DUF4097 domain-containing protein: MTTLTPPPETSPVAEVPAPRPPRNGSARVIAILTIALGAALILGAVTAGIVRTVAASATTSETRTLAVDGVSDLDIVASAVDLTVVFADVDEATLDIVEGRGGWRFEREDDELRVESPRGPWFGGFWFGGNGRATLTLPTELDGADAAMRLSAGSLTAGGSFGDLDLEVSAGDLSVTGEARSLSTDLNAGSAELRLDGVTEADFSLSAGRVDARLAGTVPRSVQIDVSAGSLSLGLPSGDYDVRSDVSAGNLDNRLERGSGARGTIDVTLSAGEVRLGSAR, from the coding sequence ATGACCACCCTCACTCCCCCGCCCGAGACGTCCCCCGTGGCCGAGGTCCCGGCTCCGCGGCCCCCGCGCAACGGTTCCGCCCGCGTCATCGCCATCCTCACGATCGCCCTCGGCGCGGCGCTCATCCTCGGCGCCGTCACGGCGGGGATCGTCCGCACCGTGGCCGCCTCCGCCACCACGTCGGAGACCCGCACGCTGGCGGTGGACGGCGTCTCCGACCTCGACATCGTGGCGAGCGCGGTCGACCTCACGGTCGTCTTCGCGGACGTCGACGAGGCGACGCTCGACATCGTCGAAGGCCGGGGCGGATGGCGCTTCGAACGAGAGGACGACGAGCTGCGGGTGGAGAGCCCGCGCGGACCCTGGTTCGGCGGCTTCTGGTTCGGCGGGAACGGACGGGCGACCCTGACTCTCCCCACCGAGTTGGACGGCGCGGACGCGGCCATGCGCCTGTCGGCCGGATCCCTCACCGCGGGCGGCTCGTTCGGCGACCTCGACCTCGAGGTGTCGGCCGGCGACCTCAGCGTGACCGGCGAGGCGCGCTCCCTCTCGACCGACCTCAACGCGGGCAGCGCGGAACTGCGTCTGGACGGCGTGACGGAGGCGGACTTCTCCCTGTCGGCCGGCCGCGTGGACGCCCGGCTGGCGGGGACCGTCCCCCGGTCCGTGCAGATCGACGTGAGCGCGGGATCCCTGTCCCTGGGGCTGCCGTCGGGCGATTACGACGTGCGCTCCGATGTGAGCGCGGGGAACCTCGACAACAGGCTCGAGCGCGGTTCCGGGGCCCGGGGCACGATCGACGTCACCCTCTCCGCCGGCGAGGTGCGGCTGGGCTCCGCCCGCTGA
- a CDS encoding LuxR C-terminal-related transcriptional regulator, whose translation MRILICEDSVLLREGLVRLLEDAGHQVVAALPDATALDETVAEVAPELCILDVRLPPTFTDEGIRAALRLRSAHPDLPVLVLSQYVEERYASEIVIGRGGALGYLLKDRVADVRDFLETIERIGSGATVLDPEVVAQLLNRRTRDERMQRLTQREATVLALIAEGKSNQAIAGTLFLSEASVEKHITAIFQKLELEPDESGNRRVLAALAHVEHGSSPADAPHPPQTGAAR comes from the coding sequence GTGCGCATCCTGATCTGCGAGGACTCGGTCCTGCTGCGCGAAGGCCTCGTCCGTCTCCTGGAGGACGCCGGCCACCAGGTGGTCGCGGCCCTCCCGGATGCCACCGCCCTCGACGAGACCGTCGCCGAAGTCGCACCGGAGCTCTGCATCCTCGATGTGCGCCTCCCGCCGACGTTCACCGACGAGGGCATCCGAGCCGCCCTGCGCCTGCGCTCTGCCCACCCGGACCTGCCCGTGCTCGTCCTCTCGCAGTACGTCGAGGAGCGCTACGCCAGCGAAATCGTGATCGGACGCGGCGGAGCCCTCGGCTACCTCCTCAAGGACCGCGTCGCGGACGTGCGCGACTTCCTGGAGACGATCGAACGGATCGGCTCCGGCGCGACGGTCCTCGATCCCGAGGTGGTGGCGCAACTGCTCAACCGACGCACCCGCGACGAGCGGATGCAGCGGCTCACCCAGCGGGAGGCGACCGTGCTCGCCCTCATCGCGGAGGGGAAGTCGAACCAGGCGATCGCCGGGACGCTGTTCCTCTCCGAGGCATCCGTCGAGAAGCACATCACCGCCATCTTCCAGAAGCTCGAGCTCGAGCCCGACGAATCCGGCAACCGCCGCGTCCTCGCCGCCCTCGCGCACGTCGAACACGGCTCGTCTCCCGCGGACGCGCCCCACCCGCCCCAGACAGGAGCAGCACGATGA
- a CDS encoding FecCD family ABC transporter permease — protein MTTTSPRSGSGVAIVRRPNRVRLLWLGAVVVLLVLLCVASILVGSREVSWTDAIAGVLGGTENLGQAAVVTRVPRTVLALIVGAALGVSGAVMQGVTRNPLADPGILGVNLGAALAVVIGIAWFGLASASGFVWVAILGAALAAVFVYTVGSLGRGGATPLKLALAGAATSAALASFVTAVWLPRGDIAGSVRSWLIGGVGGATWDTTMLVLPFVVAGFVISLLSARSLNSLALGDDLAAGLGERVAVVRAVAALGAVLLCGAATAVAGPIAFVGLLVPHACRLLVGIDHRWLLPFSALTGAGLLVASDIVGRIVARPSEIDVGIITSLIGAPFFIWIVRSRKVRSL, from the coding sequence GTGACCACGACCTCCCCCCGGTCCGGTTCGGGCGTCGCCATCGTGCGGCGCCCGAACCGCGTGCGCCTGCTGTGGCTCGGCGCGGTCGTCGTCCTCCTGGTGCTGCTCTGCGTCGCGTCCATCCTCGTGGGTTCCCGGGAGGTGTCCTGGACGGATGCGATCGCCGGGGTGCTGGGCGGTACCGAGAACCTGGGACAGGCGGCGGTGGTCACCCGCGTGCCCCGTACCGTCCTCGCCCTGATCGTCGGAGCGGCGCTCGGCGTATCGGGCGCCGTGATGCAGGGCGTGACCCGCAATCCGCTCGCGGACCCCGGCATCCTGGGGGTGAACCTCGGAGCGGCCCTGGCCGTCGTCATCGGGATCGCCTGGTTCGGTCTGGCCAGCGCCTCGGGTTTCGTCTGGGTAGCCATCCTGGGTGCCGCGCTCGCCGCGGTCTTCGTCTACACGGTCGGTTCCCTCGGCCGTGGCGGTGCCACTCCGTTGAAGCTGGCCCTCGCCGGCGCCGCCACCTCCGCCGCGCTGGCCTCGTTCGTCACGGCGGTCTGGCTGCCCCGCGGCGACATCGCCGGGTCCGTCCGTTCCTGGCTCATCGGCGGTGTGGGGGGTGCGACCTGGGACACCACGATGCTCGTCCTGCCGTTCGTCGTCGCGGGTTTCGTGATCAGCCTGCTCTCGGCGCGGAGCCTGAACTCCCTGGCCCTCGGCGACGACCTCGCCGCCGGGCTCGGCGAACGGGTCGCGGTCGTCCGGGCGGTCGCCGCGCTCGGTGCGGTTCTGCTGTGCGGTGCGGCGACGGCGGTGGCCGGACCGATCGCCTTCGTCGGCCTGCTCGTCCCGCATGCCTGCCGCCTGCTCGTGGGCATCGATCACCGCTGGCTGCTGCCCTTCTCGGCGCTGACCGGCGCGGGCCTGCTCGTCGCCTCCGACATCGTCGGCCGCATCGTCGCCCGGCCCAGCGAGATCGACGTGGGCATCATCACCTCGCTGATCGGCGCGCCCTTCTTCATCTGGATCGTGCGGTCGCGGAAGGTCAGGTCGCTGTGA